The Patescibacteria group bacterium genomic sequence GCAGTTCTATGATTGAAGACGGAATTTTAGATGGCGACTATATTATTGCCGAGCGCAACTTTTCGCCAAAGAATGGAGACACAGTGGTCGCGCTTTTGAACAATCAATACGCGACGTTGAAAAAATTCTTTCGCGAAAAGAATCGAATTCGCTTGCAGCCCGCCAATCGCACAATGAAGCCGATTTATGTGAAGAATCCGGCGATTCAAGGAATTGTAAGGGCGGTGATGAGGAAGTATGTGTGAAAAGTTAAAAGTCAAATCTCAAAAGTCAAAACTACATCTAAAAGTGTAAAAGTAGCTTTTACTTTTCAGTTTGAAATATAAGGGGAACAAAAATCGACCTTGAAATGGGTCGATTTTTGGGTCTGGAAAAATTTTACAATTTCGGATATTTCAAAAAATTACTTTCTTTGGATTTTTGCAGAGATTTATAAAAGAAGTAATCATCGCTGCCATAATAATTCTCTGCTATTTTACCTAGCAATTTGTATCCTCTATTTTTATAAAAGTTTACATTCTTCTGATCGGTCCAAAGGTGAAGCTTGTGCACGCCTTTCTTCTTTAAATCGGTCTCACATAATTCTAAAAGCTTACTTGCAATCCCCTGACCTTGGTGTTTTGAATCCACTGCGATCCAAATAATCAAACATACGCCGCCGACATAAACGCCAACAACAAGATAGCCTACCACTTTTTGGTTGGCACAAGCCAAATAAATAACGATGTTATGATTTTTAAGACGCGCGGACAAGGAGACCGGATCGTATTCTTTTTTAAAAAAGTACTCTTGGGTTTTGATTGAATATTGCGGGAATTGAGAGTGAATGCTTTGCTTGAAAAATACATAAAATGGCTTGAAATCATTGGCAGTTGCTTTTTTAAATGTATATTTCTGTCTCATAAAATTTCATTCTTTTATTTTAGTTTAGCACCAAAATAAGCGATATACAAATATATGATGAAATTCTCCCCTGACAAGAGGAAGGGTAAAAATAAAAAAAGCTCGCTTCGTAGGTATTGCCTAAGAGGCGAGCGAAGGTTCTGAACATCTAAACTTCAAATCTATGATGAGGTTCATGACGATTACGAAACACCTCTATCATTCTTTGAAGTTTTGGGTCGTATTGTTTTTTGACCCACCACCAACTTCCATCTGGATCTTTTTGGAAAAAGAGGTGTGGTTCTGTGTGAGCCACTTCTTTTTCTACCCGGATTATTGTCACAACTATTTCACCGCGATAATTTCTATATCGCAGGAACATTGCTTTTTGGGGCGGATCTATGAGAATTTCACGACCTCCCCAGCCAACATTGCTGGGTTGCCAGCCTCGAGCACTATAACCAACCACTCTGCCGGAGATTTCAACTATCTCCTCATCAGTGCCTTGGACTATATCTTCGAGACTATTGTAAACTGGAACCAAAACCTCACTATAATATCTAGCGGATGGGTATTGAGGTTTGAGTTCACCGGAAACAACAGATCTTCTTGCAAACATTTTCGTTCTCCTTTCAAGATTCTCCTCTTCCCTTCCGGCCAGAAGGGATTTTTTCTAAAGTATTGACTTCAACATAGAAGTGAATACTGGCCATCAGCCTGACTAAGTTTGTTTAAAAAACTTAGAAGACCCATCGCCCTAAATCGGGCCAGAGAAAATAGCACCCTAAACGGGTAGAAAGGAGCGGCTACTTTTCCAAGCAACCAAATTAATTCTAAAGAAATAGAATCAAATTGCTTGCTTTGAATATTCAATCTCTAAAACCACAAATATTTATGGGTTTGGGGATTGGGGGCAATGTTATTATCATTGCCCGAGGTTTGATGTGTTAATTAGGCTAGTAGTGTGAGGCCTTTTAGAACCCCCAGTTGCTCGTCTGACAAAAGATGATCTAGCGAAGTCCCTAGGAGTAGCTTCATCATTCTTAAGGTCTCAAAGAGTTGGTTGATATACTTTCTAATGAACCCCCATGTCTGCTCACATAGCGAAAGATATTCTGCGTCTGCGAGATAAGCTGATGGGATATCATAATTCGCCCAACCGGCATTGAAGAGTATTTTTGCATATTGGCTGGATCCGGTTGAAATCATTACCGCCGCTGGAATTGGGTCGTGACGACCTTCTTCCCAATCTA encodes the following:
- a CDS encoding GNAT family N-acetyltransferase, with the translated sequence MRQKYTFKKATANDFKPFYVFFKQSIHSQFPQYSIKTQEYFFKKEYDPVSLSARLKNHNIVIYLACANQKVVGYLVVGVYVGGVCLIIWIAVDSKHQGQGIASKLLELCETDLKKKGVHKLHLWTDQKNVNFYKNRGYKLLGKIAENYYGSDDYFFYKSLQKSKESNFLKYPKL